CTTTTTACATCGCACGTGGCAGCATCGCAAGGATGCCGCCCTACTCCTGAAGGTGGCGTCGGGCGACCCCGCCCGACGCAGGCAAGCCTTTTTTTGCGCTTCGCGCGTCGTCACAGTTTGTCTATTCAGATAACGCGGTCTTTGGCCACAGTGTCAAATTTGTCAGGCCAGTCGCCCTACAGCACCGGCAGAGAGGTCTGTGACCAACTGTCGATTTTTCCCATATTATTCTCTTGAATTGCTATGGCTTTTAACTATATTGCGCCGCGAATTGAACGACTAACCGTGTCTCGGAGGAATAGCCCATGGCCATGACCATTACCGATGAATGCACTGCCTGCGGTCTCTGTCTGCCGGAGTGCCCCACTGATTCGATCACCGAGGATGATATTTACGTCATCGATCCCAGCACCTGCAACGAGTGCGAAGACCAGGCCGACGGTCCCGGTTGTGTAGAAGTTTGTCCGGTTGATTGTATCGAAAAAGCTCAATAGCTACAGCCAATTCTGTCACGAATGCTAAGAGCCGCCTTTATAGGGCGGCTTTTTTTGCATAAAAAAGAGGGTGCTCGTCTGAGTGGGTAGAGGGGGCTAAGAAACTACCCGGGGACAGCGGAGACACCCTCGTCAATTAACTATATGATGCAAATAACAGGTGTTGTCAAGTTTATTGTTGTGTCGGCCAAAAGGCCTTCGGACTCACGCTAATATTTGACGATTTTCACAGGTATCGTGAGAATAACCGGCTTTTGATCCTCTGCCGTCGTAACGTGTACGGTAAAGCTGGACAAGTAGGTGCCGGCCTTCAAGCCATCTGATGGTGTTACCATCACCGTCAAATCCTCACCACGGTTAGCCCTGGGCCCGATATTCTCTATTCTGAAACTGCTGTCCCCCTGATCACGAATTTCCCAACTGATCTGATCAAAAACCCGGTTGGACAGTTTCACCGGTTTACCGGTGGCGCCGGGCAGAAAGAACAACGAAAACGGCTCAGGTTTGAGATCGGCGAACCATTGACCGATAGTGGAAAGATAGTAAAACTTCATCTCGGGATACTCATGATCATCCAGTGTGACCAGCAGCGATTTTGTGGTGGGGCCGTAGAAGTTGCGCGTCAGGAAGTCCAGATGAAAAAACGCGGTATCGCCGGGCTCCAAAAGGGAGTCGAGGAGACTGACCTGTGAGCAGTCACAGGAGGCGGTGGCGCTCTTTATGGTCACCGGAGCGTCGCCGTGGTTGACGATATGGAAAGTGTGAAACAGTTTGAAGTCAATTCCGACATGTCCGAAATCAAAAACTTGCTCGGACGGCGCCAACCGTCTCGCGGAGCCGGTGGTAGGCTCTGGTTCGCCGTGGGCAAAGGACACCGCACAAAAGAGCGCCAGCAGGGTGGTAGCAGTTGTCTTCAAGCGTCGATCTCCGTGTTGCTCATGAAACCGTGTTGAGTCATCCATTCATCGTTGAACAGCTTGCTCAGATACTTGATACCACTATCGGCAAAAATCCCCACAATCACTGCCTGCGAATCAGCTTCGGTCGCCACTTGCTCCATAGCCCAGGCCACGGCGCCGGAGGAGCCGCCAATCGAGATACCTTCCCGATGAGCAAGCCGGCGGGCTCGCTGGAATGCGTCTTCATCGCTCACCGTGACAACTTCGTCAACGAGATCACAATGTAGCGCTTTGGTCAGGACATCCGAACCGATACCTTCGATTTTGTACGGTTTGTCTTCGATCAGTTTCTTGTGCCGGATGTACTCGGCGAAAATAGAGCCTTCAGGATCTACAGCAATCGTTCGCACCGACCGGTTCTTTTCCTTCAGGAACTTGGCTGCGCCGGAAAACGTCCCACCGGTGCCGATTCCGGCGACAAAATGGGTGATACGACCCTCGGTGTCATTCCAAATCTCAGGGCCGGTTGACAGGTAGTGAGCCTCGACATTCGCCTGGTTGTCGTACTGGTCGAGATCGAACCAGTCGTTTTCTCGGGCCAGCCGCCGCGCTGTCATGTAGCTCCCTTGCGGGTCTTCGTGGGTTGTCTCGTCAGTGATGATCACCTCGGCGCCGTATGATCTGATTAGATCGATCTTTTCTTTACTGGTCTTCACCGGTGTGGTGATAACAGCCTTCAGCCCGAGCAATCCACAAACCATGGCCATAGCCGCGCCGGTATTGCCAGAGGTGTTGTCGATCACTGTTCCGCCAGGCTCAAGACGACCTTCATCCAGCGCCTTACTTATGATGTGTAGCGCCATGCGGTCTTTGACGGCGCCGGTCGGGTTGAAGAACTCCAGTTTGGCCAGCAACATAGGGCCGTCGGCCGGGGCTCCGGTTTTGAGACGCACCAATGGCGTGCGGCCGATCAAATCGAGTATGCTGTCGTAAGTTCGCATCAAGTACCACCAAACTTCACAAGTTATACATTCTTCGGCCAGATTCAAGGAGATTATTGCGGCAGCAGCGAAAAGAGGGAAACCCGGTCCAATCAGACTTGACACATTTCCGCCGTGTCCTATCTTTTGTGCAAGGCGAAGCAGTCTACAAAACGGCGGAGGTGACTTGAATCGGTTTCGTGCTCATTGGGCAGCAGTTCTATTGATTTGCGTAGGCTGCGGCGACGATGCGAAGGTCGTCAACGAAGGTGAAGATGACCGGACTACTTTCGAGGCATACTTCGGCCGACGGCGATACGTCGACGGTCAGTCGGTTGTGTCGACCGCAGATGGCGGCTATATGGTGGTGGGTACGGGATCGACCGCTGGAGTCAACGAACAGGATATATTTCTGGTCAAGACGAATGCTGCAGGAGATTCACTCTGGACAAAGACCCTGGGTGATGCTAATCAGGACAAAGGGGTTGGCGTGGTGAAAGCGGTCGACAGCGGGCTTGCGGTCATGGGTTTTACCAGGTCAAACGGCGGCGGTCTGGGTGATGTCTACCTGGTTAGGATCAACGACGGCGGAGACAGAGTCTGGGCATACCAGTACGGGATGCCCAGCCGAGAGGAAGCCTTTGCTATTGAGGCAACCAGTGATGGTTACGTTTTTGCCGGCCGTGAAGGATTACCGGGCTCGCTGGCCGTTTACATCTATGTTGTCAAAACCGATCTAACCGGAGGAGTCTTGTGGAGAAAGATATACGGTGGTACCAAATACGACGAAGCTCGCGGAATAGCTCAAACCGGTGATGGGGGCTGCGTTCTGGTGGGACGCACAGAAAACTTCGCGGCGACGGCGTCCGATGTTTTTCTGATGCGCTTGGATGCTAACGGTGACAGCCTGTGGTGGAGGACCTACGGCGAGGACAGGGACGACGATGCCAGCGCGGTCGTTCACACCGCTGACGGCGGTTTTATGATCGCCGGTACATCCAATTGGTCGGCGTCGGGTGCGGACGACTTCTACCTGATCAAAACCGATGCCGAAGGAAATGAAGTATGGTCCAAGCGGTATGGAGGGGCCAGTGGCGATGTCTGTAATGACATAGTG
The Candidatus Zixiibacteriota bacterium DNA segment above includes these coding regions:
- a CDS encoding 4Fe-4S binding protein, with protein sequence MAMTITDECTACGLCLPECPTDSITEDDIYVIDPSTCNECEDQADGPGCVEVCPVDCIEKAQ
- a CDS encoding DUF1573 domain-containing protein, whose protein sequence is MKTTATTLLALFCAVSFAHGEPEPTTGSARRLAPSEQVFDFGHVGIDFKLFHTFHIVNHGDAPVTIKSATASCDCSQVSLLDSLLEPGDTAFFHLDFLTRNFYGPTTKSLLVTLDDHEYPEMKFYYLSTIGQWFADLKPEPFSLFFLPGATGKPVKLSNRVFDQISWEIRDQGDSSFRIENIGPRANRGEDLTVMVTPSDGLKAGTYLSSFTVHVTTAEDQKPVILTIPVKIVKY
- a CDS encoding cysteine synthase family protein; the protein is MRTYDSILDLIGRTPLVRLKTGAPADGPMLLAKLEFFNPTGAVKDRMALHIISKALDEGRLEPGGTVIDNTSGNTGAAMAMVCGLLGLKAVITTPVKTSKEKIDLIRSYGAEVIITDETTHEDPQGSYMTARRLARENDWFDLDQYDNQANVEAHYLSTGPEIWNDTEGRITHFVAGIGTGGTFSGAAKFLKEKNRSVRTIAVDPEGSIFAEYIRHKKLIEDKPYKIEGIGSDVLTKALHCDLVDEVVTVSDEDAFQRARRLAHREGISIGGSSGAVAWAMEQVATEADSQAVIVGIFADSGIKYLSKLFNDEWMTQHGFMSNTEIDA